The following nucleotide sequence is from Mycobacterium sp. 3519A.
CACAGCGCGGCCACCTTCGTCGACTGGCGAAACAGCACGATGGTCACCGGGATGGCGAGCACCACCAGGACAAGCGCGTATGGGGCAGCGGCCGCGAAGTCCAACTCGCTGGCGAACGACCAGAACCGCATCGACAGCGTGTTGGTCCCGGTCGGGGCGAGCAGCAGTGTCGCCGTCAATTCCGTTGCCACAGCAACGAATACCAGTGAGGCGGCGGCCGCGGCCGCTGGTGCGGTGAGCCGCAGTGTGACGCGCAGGAAGGTGGCCGTCGGTGAGCTGCCGAGCGACCGTGATGCCTCTTCGAGGCTGGGCGGCACCTGGGCGAGTCCGGCGCGCACGTTCACCAGCGCGCGCGGCATGAACAGCAGCACGTAGGCGAACACGATCAGCGCGACGCTCTGGTACAGCGGGCGGGCCAGGTGGATGGTGACGGTGACGAGGGCCAGCGCGGTGACGATGCCCGGCAGCGAACCGGTGACGTAGTTGGCGCCCTCGACGATGCGGGCGAGCGCACCGCGCGACCGCACGGCCACCCATGCGACGGGAAACGCCAGCACCGTGGTCAACACGGCCGCCAGCGCCGCCAGTCCGACGGTTTGCCCGAGCGCAGTGGCGATGTCGTCGACCACCCAGACCTGCCCACCGCCGATCCACAGCCAGCGCACGATCGTCCACACCGGCACCCCGAGCGCGAGGACGGCCACCGCCGCGAGGGCGGCTTGGGCGGCTAACATGCTGCGGCCCAACCGGATCGGCGTGGCCAGGCGTGGCGCACCGGCGCCGACGCGGGAAAACCGGGCGGAGCCGCGGGCCAACGCTTCGGCCACCAGCAGCACCAGGCACAGCAACACCAACACACCGGCGAGCATGCTGCCTGCCGCGCCGTCGAACGTCACCTGGAACTGCTGGAAGATCGCGACGGTGAAGGTGTCGAACCGCACCATCGCGAATGCGCCGAACTCGGCGAGCAGATGGATACCGATCAACAAGCCGCCGCCGAGAATCGCAAGCCGCAACTGCGGCAGCACGACCCGGAAGAAGACTCCCGTCGAGTCGGAGCCGAGCGCCCTCGCCGACTCCTCGATAGCGGGGTCGAGTCGCCGCAGCGTCGCGGCCACCGGCAGGTACATGAACGGAAAGTACGACAACGTCGACACCAACACCCCGGCCCACACCCCGTGCGCCGACGGGATGACACCCACCCACGCGTAGCTGTTGATGAACGCGGGGACCGCGAGGGGCGCGACGAACAGCGGACGCCAGAACATTCGGCCCGGCAGATCGGTGCGTTCCACCAGCCACGCGACGCCGACCCCGATTACCACGCACAGTGGCACGGTGATCGCCACCAGCGCCACGGTGTTGAACAGCAGTTCACCGACCCTGGGCCGGACGACCAGGTCGTAGGCCTTCGTCGGCCCGATCGACAGCGCGGCCCACCCGACGTACCCCAGCGGGATCAGGGTCGCGGCCACCAGCACCGCGACCGTCGCGGTGACCAGCGGCCCCGGCCGCGAAGCCTTGTCAGGCCGCGCGGCGGGCGCCGTAGGGCGCGACAGGGTCTGGGGAGCGACCACCTATAGCAAACCAGCCTTCGTCATCAGGTCCGTCACCTTCTGGGCGTCAAGCGTGGTCGGGTCCACAACCGGTGCCTGCAGGTCGGCCAGCGGCACCAGCGCGGGGTTCGCGGGCACACCGGAGGCCACCGGATACTCGAAGGACGTACCCTTCTCCAGCACCTCCTGGCCCTCCTTACCGGTGATGAACTTGAGGAACTGTTGCGCCTCCTGCGCCTTCTTGCTCGACTTCAGCACACCGCCGCCGGACAGGCTGACGAACGCGCCGGGATCGGTGTTCTTGAAGTAGTACAGCGACGTATTGCCGCTCTGTTCTTTGGTTTTCGCCTGGTCGCGGAACCAGTAGTAGTGGTAGATGATGCCGCCGTCCACCTCGCCGGCGTTGACGGCCTTCATCGTCGCGATGTTGTCGTTGTAGGTCACCGCGTTGGCTTTCATCCCGGCCAGCCATTGCGCGGTGGCGGCTTCGCCCTTGAGTTGCAGCAGCGCGGCGACGATGGCCTGGAAGTCGGCCTTGGTCGGCGCTCCGCCCCAGCGGCCCTTCCACGCGGGCTGCTGCAGGTCGAGCATCGACTTGGGCAGTTGGTCGGGCTTCAGCTTGGCCGTGTTGTAGACGAACACCGTGGAACGCGCGGCGACACCGGTCCACTTGCCGCTGGCCGGGCGGTATTGCGGCGGCACCTGCTTGATGGTCTCCGGATCCAGGTCGGCGAACAGGCCCGCCTTTTCGACGGCGGCCATCGCGGGGGAGTTCTCGGTGAGGAAGACATCGGCGGGCGACTTGTCGCCCTCGGCCACCAACTGGTTGCCCAGTTCGGTGTCGCCGCCCTGACGGTAGGTGACCTTGATGCCGGTCGCCTTGGTGAACGCGTCGATCCACTCCTTGGTCAGCGACTCGTGCTGGGCGTTGTACACCAGCAACTCGTCCTTCTGATCCGATCCCGAGCAGGCGGTCGAGCCCAGCACGAGGGCGAGGGCTGCTGCCGCTGCCGCGATCCGGCCCCAACGTCGTCGCATCCAGCAGGTCCTTCCGTAGGTAAGTGGAGCTTTACCTAAGGAACCTACCCTGCATCGACATCCGATCCGACGCTGTGGTGTCAGGTTTCTGCGACGCTGTCCGGTGCTGCGCACAGCTGTTGCTCGTCGACGCCGAAAATGCATCACAGCAGACTTCGAGGAATTCTTACGGTTCGCCTGACCAGGCATGGTGTCGCCGCGCCGGGGGTAACACTGCCTACATGAGGTTGTCAGCTACTGCCGTGCGCCGCGGCCTGTTCGGCGCATTCACCACATGCGCGCTCGCGGCCGCGACGGTTGGCATCCCGGCCGCAGGCGCACAGCCCGACTGCACCGCGAGCGGTTTCGCCCATGTCGCCTCCGGGGTGCTCAACAACGCGGGCGGGTGGCTCGATGTCCACCCGGACGCCAACAACGTGCTGACGGCGGCGGGCATGCAGGGAGCCGGCGCCGAGCAGTCGGTGCGTGATTACTTCGTCGCACATCCACAGGAGTTTCAGGAGCTACGCGGGATCGCGGCGCCGCTGATCGATATGCAGCACGGCTGCGGCGCGGCGATTCAGCCGATGCAGATCGCCGCGCTGTATCAGGCGCTGTCCCAATCGGGTGCGCCGATGTAGCGCTCACATTCGGCCGTAACGGCTGCGCACAAAGCTGTAGGCGCCGAAGGCGGCGATGCCGAGTGCGGCGACGATCAACAGCACCTTCCCGAACGGGGCGTGGCCCAGCGTCTTGACGGCCGCGTCGAAGCCCGTGGCCTTCGACGGGTCGGCCTGCAGGGTGGCCACGATGACAAGAACCCCCGCGCCCGCCAGCACGATGCCCTTGGCGACGTAACCGGCGACGCCGACGGTGGTGACCGCGGTCCCGCCGTGCACGCGTAGATCTTTGAAGAACTTCTTGGTCGCTCCCTTGTAGACGTGGTAGCCGCCGACGACAATGAGCCCCACCGCGACGGCGATGAGAACCGCTTTGCCCCAACCGGATTGCATCATCTGCGCGCTCAACCCGGCATTCTGCTCACTGCTCTGCTGGCCGCGGCCCATCGCAAAACGCGCCGCGGAGAACGCGATTGCGAAGTTCACGGCGGCAAGGCCGAGGGATTTCGCGCGCTTCCAGGCGGGGGTGTCGTCCTGGTACGGCCCAGCGCCCTCGCCGGGTTTGGCGCCGACGATCGACTCGGCGACGCGCCACAAGCCGAGCGCTACCAGTCCTGCCGCGGCACACCAGAGGATCACCGCGCCGCCCGTATGGCCGGCCAGGGTGGCCAGTGCACCGGACTGGTCGGCGTTGCCGCCTGAGCCGAACGCGATCTGGGCGATGATGAACGCGACGATGAGGTGAAGCACCCCGCTGACGGCGAATCCGGCGCGGGCCGCGTACTCGAAGGCGTCGCTGTTGGTTGCCCTGTGGACCGCGCCGTGCACGGAGTTGTCGACCATGGCGCCTCGTATACCCCAATTTTTACGCCGCCGAAACGGCACGCCGGGCAACTGTGGATGAGTTTGCGTCGGGGGATGAGCGTCCGCAGTTGTCGGTGCCGGCACAGAAAGTGGCGATATGACGACGTTGACACGTGCCGAACTCGGCGCACTCGGCGAG
It contains:
- a CDS encoding iron ABC transporter permease, which produces MVAPQTLSRPTAPAARPDKASRPGPLVTATVAVLVAATLIPLGYVGWAALSIGPTKAYDLVVRPRVGELLFNTVALVAITVPLCVVIGVGVAWLVERTDLPGRMFWRPLFVAPLAVPAFINSYAWVGVIPSAHGVWAGVLVSTLSYFPFMYLPVAATLRRLDPAIEESARALGSDSTGVFFRVVLPQLRLAILGGGLLIGIHLLAEFGAFAMVRFDTFTVAIFQQFQVTFDGAAGSMLAGVLVLLCLVLLVAEALARGSARFSRVGAGAPRLATPIRLGRSMLAAQAALAAVAVLALGVPVWTIVRWLWIGGGQVWVVDDIATALGQTVGLAALAAVLTTVLAFPVAWVAVRSRGALARIVEGANYVTGSLPGIVTALALVTVTIHLARPLYQSVALIVFAYVLLFMPRALVNVRAGLAQVPPSLEEASRSLGSSPTATFLRVTLRLTAPAAAAAASLVFVAVATELTATLLLAPTGTNTLSMRFWSFASELDFAAAAPYALVLVVLAIPVTIVLFRQSTKVAAL
- a CDS encoding heme-binding protein; amino-acid sequence: MRLSATAVRRGLFGAFTTCALAAATVGIPAAGAQPDCTASGFAHVASGVLNNAGGWLDVHPDANNVLTAAGMQGAGAEQSVRDYFVAHPQEFQELRGIAAPLIDMQHGCGAAIQPMQIAALYQALSQSGAPM
- a CDS encoding iron ABC transporter substrate-binding protein, giving the protein MRRRWGRIAAAAAALALVLGSTACSGSDQKDELLVYNAQHESLTKEWIDAFTKATGIKVTYRQGGDTELGNQLVAEGDKSPADVFLTENSPAMAAVEKAGLFADLDPETIKQVPPQYRPASGKWTGVAARSTVFVYNTAKLKPDQLPKSMLDLQQPAWKGRWGGAPTKADFQAIVAALLQLKGEAATAQWLAGMKANAVTYNDNIATMKAVNAGEVDGGIIYHYYWFRDQAKTKEQSGNTSLYYFKNTDPGAFVSLSGGGVLKSSKKAQEAQQFLKFITGKEGQEVLEKGTSFEYPVASGVPANPALVPLADLQAPVVDPTTLDAQKVTDLMTKAGLL
- a CDS encoding DUF1206 domain-containing protein, which produces MVDNSVHGAVHRATNSDAFEYAARAGFAVSGVLHLIVAFIIAQIAFGSGGNADQSGALATLAGHTGGAVILWCAAAGLVALGLWRVAESIVGAKPGEGAGPYQDDTPAWKRAKSLGLAAVNFAIAFSAARFAMGRGQQSSEQNAGLSAQMMQSGWGKAVLIAVAVGLIVVGGYHVYKGATKKFFKDLRVHGGTAVTTVGVAGYVAKGIVLAGAGVLVIVATLQADPSKATGFDAAVKTLGHAPFGKVLLIVAALGIAAFGAYSFVRSRYGRM